A region from the Benincasa hispida cultivar B227 chromosome 12, ASM972705v1, whole genome shotgun sequence genome encodes:
- the LOC120067062 gene encoding mitogen-activated protein kinase kinase kinase 1-like, with the protein MHRLPQFFSPRKKGKPMDPRKIAGKPKLGRLNAAKNIDYDAASSSSSLDDSSGSLYTRSMETPDPSSFRIKGLDGEVDLICRTLGLDGPDDFAIPMEAWEARKVRSSSELLPRSRMYPMDSSPKTEEINKDKEDKEIQDELCRRVKDSVRISVELSTPKTEFAELNERRMATATGCSSRSGINGARPPLLKPPPSMRLPNLDNTCSTWDILKSFAPLVDDEHQEEVGERVEPLVDREGEGNIVRPVENALLIGSWGSFTTSNDDDSSSSTTEPANISPNMRGNPIITSWVVGRLLGRGSFGSVYEAISQDGTFFALKEVSLLDEDSQGRQSIYQLQQEIALLSEFEHENIVQYYGTHSDGSKLYIFLELVSQGSLMSLYQRTSLMDSIVSAYTRQILSGLKYLHERNVVHRDIKCANILVDVNGSVKLADFGLAKATKLNDVKSCKGTAYWMAPEVVNGKGQGYGLPADIWSLGCTVLEMLTRKLPYSELESHMQALFRIGKGKAPAVPESLPKDAQDFILQCLQVNPKDRPTAADLLNHSFVKRPVSSLSGSASPYNRPGRRI; encoded by the exons ATGCATCGCCTGCCTCAGTTTTTCTCTCCTAGGAAGAAAGGAAAACCCATGGATCCGAGGAAAATCGCAGGGAAACCCAAGCTTGGTCGACTTAATGCGGCTAAGAACATTGACTATGATGCTGCTTCCTCGTCTTCTTCGCTTGATGATTCTTCTGGGTCTCTCTATACTCGCTCCATGGAGACCCCCGATCCCTCTAGTTTTCGGATTAAAGGGCTTGACGGTGAAGTTGATCTCATATGTCGGACTTTAGGGTTAGATGGCCCTGATGACTTTGCTATTCCCATGGAGGCTTGGGAGGCTAGAAAGGTTCGTTCATCTTCCGAGCTTCTACCGAGGTCGAGGATGTATCCTATGGACAGTTCCCCGAAGACCGAGGAAATTAATAAGGataaggaagataaagaaattcAAGATGAATTGTGTCGGAGGGTTAAGGATTCAGTTCGAATTAGCGTCGAGCTGTCCACGCCTAAGACCGAATTTGCAGAGTTGAATGAACGCCGGATGGCTACTGCTACTGGATGTAGTTCGAGAAGTGGAATCAATGGTGCTCGACCTCCTTTACTCAAGCCGCCGCCGTCCATGCGGCTTCCTAATTTAGATAATACTTGCTCCACTTGGGacattttgaaaagttttgCTCCATTAGTTGATGATGAACATCAGGAGGAAGTAGGAGAACGAGTGGAACCTTTAGTTGATCGAGAAGGAGAAGGAAATATTGTAAGGCCCGTGGAGAATGCATTGCTCATTGGGTCTTGGGGTTCCTTCACGACCTCGAATGACGATGATTCTTCGAGCAGTACTACGGAGCCTGCAAATATTTCACCCAATATGAGAGGTAATCCCATTATCACATCCTGGGTGGTAGGCAGGCTTCTTGGGCGCGGTTCATTTGGATCAGTATACGAAGCAATTTCACA GGATGGGACATTTTTTGCATTGAAAGAAGTTTCACTGCTCGATGAAGATAGTCAGGGAAGACAAAGTATCTATCAACTTCAGCAG GAGATTGCACTTCTAAGTGAGTTTGAGCATGAGAACATAGTTCAGTACTATGGCACACATTCG GATGGGTCAAAACTCTATATCTTCCTCGAGCTTGTATCTCAAGGCTCCCTTATGAGTCTATATCAGAGGACAAGCCTTATGGACTCCATTGTTTCTGCTTACACAAGGCAGATTCTGTCTGGTTTAAAGTATCTTCATGAGCGAAATGTGGTTCACAG GGATATCAAATGCGCTAATATATTGGTGGACGTGAATGGATCTGTGAAGCTTGCAGATTTTGGTTTGGCGAAG GCAACAAAATTGAACGATGTTAAATCTTGTAAGGGAACTGCGTATTGGATGGCACCTGAG GTGGTTAATGGGAAGGGTCAAGGATATGGTCTTCCGGCAGATATCTGGAGCCTTGGGTGCACAGTATTGGAAATGTTAACTCGAAAGCTTCCATATTCAGAACTCGAATCT CATATGCAGGCATTATTTAGGATCGGAAAAGGCAAAGCGCCTGCAGTTCCCGAGTCTCTTCCAAAAGATGCACAGGATTTCATTCTGCAGTGCCTACAAGTTAATCCAAAGGACCGTCCTACTGCTGCCGATCTTTTAAATCACTCGTTTGTTAAAAGACCAGTTTCCAGTTTATCAGGGTCGGCATCTCCTTACAACAGGCCAGGCAGAAGGATCTAA